A region from the Nostoc sp. HK-01 genome encodes:
- a CDS encoding hemolysin-type calcium-binding region, translated as MAINGTNGNDNIIGTPGNDIIRGFAGNDTLTGNGGDDNLDGGVGDDTLSVYSSSGNSILNGANGNDILDADESTGNNRLNGGGGDDYLSAVGSEGNNTLIGANGEDILNVDQSIGNNLLNGEDDDDYLSAIASFGNNTLRGGAGNDRIIVDSSDGSNLLEGGAGNDELSAIGAAGNNTLNGGNGQDTLNIDNSTGNNTLNGGAGDDYITAIASSGNNILNGGNEDDTLDVSDSTGDNQLNGDNGNDTLTAYRSSGYNILSGNAGDDSLDADESTGINILIGGDGDDYLSAIASSGTNIFNGGTGNDILNIDQSTGHNLLFGGAGNDYLSAVGSEGNDNTLNGEGGNDRLIVDQSIGNNLLDGGTGNDELSAVGTFGNNILDGGTNQDTLNADDSTGNNRLNGGEGNDYITAIASSGNNRLTGGTGDDVLNVSDSTGDNQLNGNNGNDTLTAYRSSGDNTLNGGADDDTLDVDESTGSNTLNGGTGDDYLSAIASSGNNTLIGANGNDILNVDQSIGNNVLNGGAGDDYLSAVASKGNNTLIGANGEDILNVDHSIGNNVLNGGNDNDELSAIASFGNNTLRGDAGNDRLIVDDSDGSNLLEGGAGNDELSAIGAAGNNTLKGGNNQDTLSADNSTGNNTLNGDAGDDYLSAVASQGNNILNGGNENDTLNVSDSTGDNQLNGNNGNDTLTAYRSSGDNTLSGDAGDDTLDTDESTGSNTLNGGAGDDYLSAIASSGINTLNGGNGADILNVDQSTGNNLLYGGANDDYLSAVGSEGNNTLNGEGGNDRLIVDQSSGNNLLDGGIGNDELSAVGAFGNNTLNGGEGNDTLNIDNSTGNNLLDGGIGNDALSALGASGNNTLNGGAGDDAIYLSTALQELTPLAVQTVDGGEGYDRLSVDYSHATAGITSTYNALTNSGRITAGTNRVNYSNIETLTLIGTAYNDNIVGTNGNDTLSGGSGGDDVINGGAGNDYISAIGTSGNNNLNGGEGDDTLDVHDSTGDNLLNGYNGNDILTAYRSEGDNTLIGNAGDDTLDADESIGNNTLDGGSGDDHLSAIGSAGNNTLNGGAGSNILNVNQSSGNNTLNGDNADDVLLADTSIGNNILTARGGNDRLSVEYSEGINLLDGGVGNDELSAIGSFGNNTLYGGNGSDILTVDYSSGNNLLSGDSGNDTLSAVGATGNNTLNGGLGNDTLIGGNGNDFLIGGRGSDLITGGSGADTFVFNSFNEGTDTITDFSITNDIIQISAAGFGGGLLAGALSISQFTLGTSATTGDQRFVYNNTTGALYFDQDGNAGAFRQVQLAQLSGAPALNVSNFVIV; from the coding sequence ATGGCAATTAATGGCACCAATGGCAATGATAATATCATTGGCACACCAGGCAATGATATTATTAGAGGCTTTGCGGGAAATGATACCCTCACAGGTAATGGCGGTGACGACAATCTAGATGGTGGGGTTGGTGATGATACCCTTTCGGTTTATAGTTCATCAGGAAATAGCATCCTCAACGGTGCCAATGGGAACGATATCTTAGATGCGGATGAATCAACCGGCAATAACCGACTCAATGGTGGTGGTGGTGATGATTATTTGTCGGCAGTTGGTTCCGAGGGAAATAACACTCTTATCGGCGCAAATGGGGAAGATATATTAAATGTCGATCAGTCAATCGGCAATAATCTGTTGAATGGTGAAGATGATGATGATTATCTTTCTGCCATTGCGTCATTTGGCAATAACACCCTCCGAGGTGGTGCCGGTAACGACAGAATAATTGTGGATTCTTCTGACGGAAGTAACCTACTTGAAGGTGGTGCTGGTAATGATGAACTGTCTGCTATTGGTGCTGCTGGAAATAACACCCTTAATGGTGGGAACGGTCAAGACACGTTAAACATTGACAATTCTACAGGTAATAACACCCTCAATGGTGGTGCAGGAGATGATTATATTACGGCGATCGCTTCATCTGGGAATAACATCCTCAACGGTGGTAATGAGGACGATACATTAGATGTGAGCGATTCCACAGGGGATAACCAGCTAAATGGTGACAACGGTAACGATACCCTGACAGCTTATCGTTCATCTGGATATAACATCCTCAGCGGCAATGCTGGTGACGATTCATTAGATGCGGATGAATCAACTGGAATTAATATCCTCATCGGTGGTGATGGTGATGACTATCTCTCGGCGATCGCTTCATCTGGAACTAACATCTTCAACGGTGGTACTGGAAACGATATCTTAAACATCGATCAGTCAACCGGTCATAACCTGCTTTTTGGTGGTGCTGGTAATGATTATCTGTCGGCGGTTGGTTCCGAGGGAAATGACAACACCCTCAATGGTGAAGGTGGTAACGACAGATTAATTGTGGATCAATCCATCGGTAACAACCTACTTGATGGTGGTACCGGTAATGATGAGCTTTCTGCTGTTGGTACTTTTGGGAATAACATCCTTGATGGTGGTACCAATCAAGACACGTTAAACGCTGACGATTCTACAGGGAATAACCGACTCAATGGCGGTGAGGGTAATGATTATATTACAGCGATCGCTTCATCTGGAAATAACCGACTTACTGGTGGTACAGGTGATGATGTCTTAAATGTGAGTGATTCCACAGGGGATAACCAACTGAATGGGAATAACGGTAACGATACCCTGACCGCTTATCGCTCATCTGGTGATAACACCCTCAACGGTGGTGCAGATGACGATACATTAGATGTGGATGAATCAACTGGTAGCAATACTCTCAACGGTGGTACGGGTGATGACTATCTCTCGGCGATCGCTTCATCAGGGAATAACACCCTCATCGGTGCCAATGGGAACGATATCTTAAATGTCGATCAGTCCATCGGCAATAATGTGTTAAATGGTGGTGCTGGTGATGATTATCTGTCAGCAGTTGCTTCCAAGGGGAATAACACCCTCATCGGCGCAAATGGGGAAGATATATTAAATGTCGATCACTCAATCGGCAATAATGTGTTGAATGGTGGCAATGATAATGATGAACTGTCTGCCATTGCTTCATTTGGCAATAATACCCTCAGAGGTGATGCAGGTAACGACAGACTAATTGTGGATGATTCTGATGGAAGTAACCTACTTGAAGGTGGTGCTGGTAATGATGAACTGTCTGCTATTGGTGCTGCTGGCAATAACACCCTTAAAGGTGGTAACAATCAAGACACATTAAGCGCTGACAATTCTACAGGCAATAACACCCTCAATGGTGATGCGGGTGATGATTATCTCTCAGCAGTTGCTTCCCAGGGAAATAACATCCTCAACGGTGGTAATGAGAACGATACATTGAATGTAAGTGATTCCACAGGGGATAACCAGCTGAATGGGAATAACGGTAACGATACCCTGACCGCTTATCGTTCATCTGGCGATAACACCCTCAGCGGCGATGCTGGTGACGATACATTAGATACGGATGAATCAACTGGTAGCAATACTCTCAACGGTGGTGCTGGTGATGACTATCTCTCGGCGATCGCTTCATCGGGAATTAACACCCTCAACGGTGGTAATGGGGCAGATATCTTAAATGTCGATCAGTCAACCGGCAATAACCTGCTTTATGGTGGTGCTAATGATGATTATCTGTCGGCGGTTGGTTCCGAGGGGAATAACACCCTCAATGGTGAAGGCGGTAACGACAGATTAATTGTGGATCAATCCAGTGGCAATAACCTACTGGATGGTGGTATTGGTAATGATGAACTTTCTGCTGTTGGTGCTTTTGGGAACAACACCCTCAATGGTGGTGAAGGTAACGACACCTTAAACATTGATAACTCCACAGGTAATAACCTACTTGATGGTGGTATTGGTAATGATGCGCTTTCTGCCCTTGGTGCATCGGGGAATAACACCCTCAATGGCGGCGCAGGTGATGACGCAATCTACCTCAGCACTGCATTGCAAGAATTAACACCACTGGCTGTACAGACAGTTGATGGTGGAGAAGGATACGATCGCCTTTCAGTTGATTACAGCCATGCTACCGCTGGTATTACCTCCACATATAATGCTTTAACCAACAGCGGTAGAATCACCGCAGGTACAAATCGGGTTAACTACAGCAACATCGAAACCCTAACCCTTATTGGTACAGCCTACAATGACAATATTGTAGGAACTAACGGTAACGATACACTTTCTGGTGGTAGTGGTGGTGATGATGTAATTAACGGCGGCGCTGGTAATGATTATATTTCTGCCATTGGAACATCTGGGAATAACAACCTCAACGGTGGCGAAGGTGATGATACGCTAGATGTTCATGATTCCACAGGAGATAACCTACTCAATGGTTACAACGGTAACGATATCCTGACTGCTTATCGTTCCGAGGGTGATAACACTCTTATCGGTAATGCTGGCGACGATACATTAGATGCAGATGAATCAATCGGTAATAACACCCTTGATGGTGGTAGTGGCGATGATCATCTGTCGGCGATTGGTTCAGCTGGTAATAATACCCTCAATGGTGGCGCTGGGAGTAATATCTTAAATGTGAATCAATCTAGCGGCAATAACACCCTCAATGGTGATAATGCTGATGATGTGTTGTTGGCAGATACTTCAATAGGTAATAACATCCTCACCGCCAGAGGTGGTAATGACAGATTAAGTGTGGAATATTCCGAAGGAATTAACCTACTTGATGGTGGTGTAGGTAATGATGAATTGTCTGCCATTGGTTCTTTTGGGAATAACACACTCTACGGTGGCAATGGTAGCGATATATTAACTGTGGATTATTCCAGCGGCAATAACCTACTCTCTGGTGACAGTGGGAATGATACTCTGTCGGCTGTGGGTGCGACTGGGAATAACACCCTCAACGGTGGACTGGGTAATGATACCCTCATCGGTGGTAATGGCAATGATTTTCTCATAGGTGGCAGAGGTAGCGATCTCATTACTGGCGGTAGCGGTGCAGATACTTTTGTCTTTAATAGTTTCAATGAAGGGACTGACACTATTACTGACTTCAGCATCACTAATGACATCATTCAGATATCAGCTGCTGGTTTTGGTGGTGGTTTATTAGCAGGTGCGCTATCAATTAGTCAGTTTACTTTGGGTACATCTGCAACTACAGGTGATCAGCGATTTGTCTATAACAACACGACTGGTGCGCTGTATTTTGACCAAGATGGCAATGCTGGTGCATTTAGACAGGTGCAACTAGCACAACTATCTGGTGCGCCTGCATTGAATGTAAGCAATTTTGTGATTGTTTAA